The Lacticaseibacillus rhamnosus DNA window CTGGTCAATTTTATGTCCTTTTGTTTTATGCAAAATGACGTCGGCCCGATTCTTTGTGGGCAAGATATATTCCTTGAGGTTCTTGAGATTGACATCATGCCAGACCTGCCGCGCCATGGCAAATGCATCAGCCCGATTGCCAATGGCGTATTGATAGTAGTAATTGCTTGGATCGGTGAAGGCCGTGTCCAGCAGAATCCCGAAACGTTCCAGGTACCACTGCTCAATTAACACCGGATCCGCATCAACATAAATGGAAAAGTCGAAATAGTCACTGACATAAATCGGCTGCTTGCTTGGCAGCTGCAAGACGTTAATCCCTTCCACAATCAGGATATCCGGCCGGTCAATGACTTCATATTCATTTGGAACAATATCATAAATCTGATGGCTATATTTTGGCGCTCGAACCACCCCGCTCGCATTTTTGACGTTGTTCATAAAATGAATGAGCAGTTCCATGTCATAGCTTTCCGGAAAACCCTTGCGATCCAGAATCCCGCGGCGTTCAAGTTCCGCGTTGGGATATAAAAAGCCATCCGTGGTAATTTGTTGAACCCGTTTATCCGGATAAGCCCGACTCAACAGCAATTGCAGCAGTCGTGCGGTGGTGCTTTTTCCGACTGCCACCGAACCGGCAATGCCGATGATAAACGGTGTGTGCGGATTGCGCTGCATGCCCAGAAAACGGCTCAGGGTAAACATATCGCCCTGGTAGTCCTCATAGCGAATGTGAATCAAGTGGCGTAATGGTGAATAGATGGTTTTGACATCATCGAGGCTGATTTCATCATTCAGTGAGCGTAATTGCGCCAGCTCGGCATCGGTCACGCTGGTAAAATTTTGCGAATGAAACTGTGACCATTCTGCCCGATCAAACTTGTAGAAATTCATTTCGGATTGCATAACTTACCGTGTCCTTGCGTTTAATGTTCTTATTTTAGCATAGAAACGCGTCCATGTTTGGTTAACCGCGAAAACGCGTTCATCCGATGAAAAGGCATGTGCAAAGGCCCTTGATCGCAATGGCAAATGCTGCCGATCACGCCCAAAAATATTGACATACCGTTTCCTATTTGGCGTCGTTTGTGATCTTCGCAACTGCGGTTTCCTTACGTTTTTCTTAACTGCCGTTTATCTTGACAGTTTCAGAATAATTGTTCACAATCAAACCAACGAAGCGCTGTCATGAACTTAACAAGCCGGCTGGAGGTGCTGCCCATGATCGAGTTCTTGCTGGAACTCTTCTCCGATATTATCTTTGAGTTTTTACTGGCCCCCATCTTTATGCCAGAATTTGATTTGACCGCATCGCCTAAATTTAACGGTTTTCGCATGGTGCTCACTTCGCTTATCGATGGTGGGATTACCGCAGCTGGGGCTTGGTTATTGATTGAAAGCCTCACCGCGGACCCGATTTCAATCATGATCGTCTTTGTTGCGGCTGTGCTCTTGCTGGCCGGGCTCTTCATGTGGTACCGGGTTAGCATCAGATTTTTCAACTATCGCCGCGCGTTAGTTAAAGAACGGGCAGAAAAGATAGCGGCCGAAAAACCGTATCAAGAACTTTAAGGTTGTCCCCCGCTACAAGGTCCATTTTCAAAAGGAGGTGAACGGCATCATGCGTCAGATCCTGAGCTTTCTCGGTTCGATTTTGATCGCCATTTTTCTTGTTCCCACCTTTCGCCGCAATCCCCGTCCATTTTGGTATTGGACGTGGTACATACTGCTGGTCATTTTCTGTGTTAGTGTCACAGCCTTTGCATTGTGGTTGCTGGTTCTTACCCAACTTCGGGCCACAAAAGGTACCATTGTGTTGGTCGGCCTGTTACTGGTTGTCCTTATGCCGGTATTTTTGATTCGGGCAACATTGCGGTTTCGCGATTATCGCAGGCGGGCCAAGCAATAATTGGCATACAAAAAGCGCTCTGGTATGAGCGCTTTTTAGATACCTCCATTAATCCTGTAACTTAAAGGCCAGTTTCATATTCGGAGCTGCGGCGGCAACCATTTGGCCCAGCAGTTCATTGCTGTTGGTCATGGCTAAATCGGCCATTTTCTTGTTAACAGCGGTTAAATGTGCCTGAATGTCTTTGGCATCCTGCACTGCTTTATCCGTTTCAAGTTGCAGATGACGGCAAGCAGCCACAGTCTTTTGCTCAAACACATCTTCTTGATCTTTGAACAATGAAAAGTCGTAGTCGCCAAACGTTGCCAGCAGATTACTGAGCCAATACATTTTGGTGACATCGAACTTATCGCCGGTGTCGCGGTATGCTGCCGGTGTATCGGTAACGTTAGCATAAAACGGAACCACTGTGTTGAAGGTGTTCGGGCCAAATGCCAACCAGTGAACACCTGCAATTGCAGCAGGCACATCGTTACGAATTTGCAAAATGTGAAGTTCCTGATTACGGTTGATCCCGATCGGCCGGTACAGCTTTTTCTGCGCCGGCGTGCCAAGCGAACCGTAAACATCGTATGGCGTGTTTTCGTAGTGGGAACTTTCGACAAACTTCACGTCTTCGATACTGATCTTTTTGTTAGTGCGGCAGATAAACGGAAGATCCTGATCGATTGGCGTGGTGTCGAATTCCGGATTGAAATACTTTTGGCCGTACCATGCCCGCGGGTTGTTGTAACGGGTGTCTTTGATAGTGGCCGAGCCGAAGATGTGGCGCAAGTTGTAGCCTTCTGGGTCTGGGTTGAGGTGATAGGTCTCAATCAGATCACGCAGGTCGGCGCTGCTCATTGTATCATCACTGGCAAAATCAAAATCGGTAATATTGAAGCGATTCGGTGCAACCACGTACGCATCGTCAGGAATGCGGATCGCTGCCCAGTGATGGCCGCCGATGCTTTCGAAGTACCAAACTTCATCCTTGTCGGCAAAGGCAATTCCGTTACTTTCATAGGTGCCATATTGTTGAAGCAGACTGCCTAGACGTTGCACCCCTTCACGCGCACTGTGAATATATGGCAGCACGATGGTTGGCATGTCTTCTTCTCCGATGCCTTCAGCTACAAGCGGATCAACGCCGAGCACCCGGCTATTGGTGGTAATTGTCTCAGTTGAGGTCATCGCCACGTTTTCGCTATTAATCCCTGCAGCCGCCCAAATACCGTGACCGTCCTCAGCTTCAGGCGTTGACGTATACCCTAATGGATCGGCCGGCAGATCAATGGAAAATTTGCTCAAAACAGACTGGTAATGACGCGGCTGATCCTCAGGTTTAACGTACACAAACTTTTGCGGATGTAATGGTGATTCGCCATCTTCGTTCCGGGCAATGATCGTGGAACCATCGATGGAAGCCTTCTTACCGACCAACACTGTGGTACAGGAGCCGACATAACGTTTTGCCAAAATAATCGTCCTTCTTTCAAAATGAATCCGCAGATGTGCAGAACCGTGCGGGAATGGATTTATGATTAACTTTACCGCGTGAAGACAGGTTTGCCAAGGGTGTGCGAAAACAAGCGCAAAAAATAGCCATCCCTAAAGTTTGACAGCCTCGGGATGGCTATTTGTAATCTCAGAGCCGCTGTTAATGGCGTTGTTGCTTTAAAAATTTTAACATGCGGTTTAATTGTGCGTCTAGCCAA harbors:
- the coaA gene encoding type I pantothenate kinase, whose amino-acid sequence is MQSEMNFYKFDRAEWSQFHSQNFTSVTDAELAQLRSLNDEISLDDVKTIYSPLRHLIHIRYEDYQGDMFTLSRFLGMQRNPHTPFIIGIAGSVAVGKSTTARLLQLLLSRAYPDKRVQQITTDGFLYPNAELERRGILDRKGFPESYDMELLIHFMNNVKNASGVVRAPKYSHQIYDIVPNEYEVIDRPDILIVEGINVLQLPSKQPIYVSDYFDFSIYVDADPVLIEQWYLERFGILLDTAFTDPSNYYYQYAIGNRADAFAMARQVWHDVNLKNLKEYILPTKNRADVILHKTKGHKIDQVSLRKW
- a CDS encoding C69 family dipeptidase, whose amino-acid sequence is MAKRYVGSCTTVLVGKKASIDGSTIIARNEDGESPLHPQKFVYVKPEDQPRHYQSVLSKFSIDLPADPLGYTSTPEAEDGHGIWAAAGINSENVAMTSTETITTNSRVLGVDPLVAEGIGEEDMPTIVLPYIHSAREGVQRLGSLLQQYGTYESNGIAFADKDEVWYFESIGGHHWAAIRIPDDAYVVAPNRFNITDFDFASDDTMSSADLRDLIETYHLNPDPEGYNLRHIFGSATIKDTRYNNPRAWYGQKYFNPEFDTTPIDQDLPFICRTNKKISIEDVKFVESSHYENTPYDVYGSLGTPAQKKLYRPIGINRNQELHILQIRNDVPAAIAGVHWLAFGPNTFNTVVPFYANVTDTPAAYRDTGDKFDVTKMYWLSNLLATFGDYDFSLFKDQEDVFEQKTVAACRHLQLETDKAVQDAKDIQAHLTAVNKKMADLAMTNSNELLGQMVAAAAPNMKLAFKLQD